One region of Pagrus major chromosome 5, Pma_NU_1.0 genomic DNA includes:
- the plbd2 gene encoding putative phospholipase B-like 2 — MASEPNKTSGSFSAVLNVVAVLSGLCLLCEPARAEIRTAVIDKASGQLSVLEGYREDFVAWANFTDDIKTSGWSFLEVTTSSQYNDSLQAYAAGAVEAAVTSQLIYKHWMNTLMGYCGPFKSESEYCQRLKAFIATNMQWVQEQMEKQPSSPYWYQVRLALLQLKGLEDSYNDELSFPLGSFSFNPFGFLLFQLGGDLEDLESALNKSSQTRPLGSGSCSALIKLLPNNKELLVSHDTWNTYQAMLRIMKKYIFAFKASPLDNVIIPGGTQAFSSYPGSIFSGDDFYILSSGLVTLETTIGNSNPDLWKFVQPTGSIMEWLRNIVANRLASTGTEWAKIFSKYNSGTYNNQWMIVNYNHFTPGKTDIKEELFVVLEQIPGLIVFTDKTQELLEKGYWASFNIPYYVDIFNASGCNELVEKYGSWFSLDQNPRAQIFRRNQTAVTDVDSMVRLMRYNNFKEDPLSKCDGCDPPANGENAISARSDLNPANGTYPFGALRQRSHGGTDMKMTSYGMFRDYGMVAASGPTWDQVPPFQWSTSPYKDLMHMGHPDTWAFKPVKVNWTP; from the exons ATGGCGTCCGAGCCAAACAAGACGTCCGGGAGTTTCTCTGCGGTTTTAAACGTCGTAGCGGTTTTATCCGggttgtgtttgctgtgtgagCCTGCTCGAGCTGAAATACGGACCGCTGTCATCGACAAAGCCAGCGGACAGCTGTCGGTCCTGGAGGGGTACCGGGAGGACTTTGTGGCGTGGGCGAACTTCACAGATGACATTAAAACATCGGG CTGGTCATTCTTGGAGGTCACCACCAGCAGTCAGTACAATGACAGCTTGCAGGCTTATGCTGCTGGTGCAGTGGAGGCTGCAGTCACATCTCAG cTCATCTACAAGCACTGGATGAACACTCTGATGGGTTACTGTGGGCCCTTCAAGTCTGAATCTGAATACTGTCAGCGCCTTAAGGCTTTCATTGCAACCAATATGCAGTGGGTTCAGGAGCAAATGGAGAAGCAGCCGAGTTCACCCTACTGGTACCAG GTGCGTCTggcactgctgcagctgaaaggACTGGAGGACAGCTACAATGACGAGCTGTCATTTCCACTCGGGTCATTCTCCTTCAACCCATTTGGCTTCCT ACTCTTCCAATTAGGCGGGGATCTGGAGGACTTGGAATCGGCTCTGAACAAATCCAGCCAAACTCGACCTCTTGGATCCGGCTCGTGTTCTGCTCTCATCAAGCTGCTGCCAAACAACAAGGAACTGCTGGTGTCACATGACACCTGGAACACCTACCAGGCCATGCTGCGCATAATGAAGAAATACATCTTTGCCTTTAAAGCTTCTCCTTTAG ACAATGTTATTATTCCTGGAGGAACTCAGGCCTTCTCATCTTATCCTGGATCGATCTTCTCTGGAGACGACTTTTATATCCTGAGTAGTGGCTTG GTGACGCTGGAAACCACCATCGGCAACAGTAACCCGGATCTCTGGAAGTTTGTTCAGCCCACAGGAAGCATCATGGAATGGTTGAGGAACATTGTGGCCAATCGACTGGCTTCTACCGGCACCGAGTGGGCCAAGATTTTCAGCAAGTACAACAGTGGAAC GTACAACAACCAGTGGATGATTGTGAACTATAACCACTTCACTCCAGGGAAGACTGACATTAAAGAGGAGCTCTTTGTTGTGCTGGAGCAGATTCC GGGACTCATTGTTTTCACTGATAAAACTCAGGAACTGCTGGAGAAAGGGTACTGGGCGAGTTTCAACATACC GTACTACGTGGACATATTCAATGCCAGTGGCTGCAATGAGCTGGTTGAGAAGTACGGCTCGTGGTTCTCTCTGGACCAGAATCCTCGGGCTCAGATATTCAGGAGAAACCAGACAGCTGTCACAGACGTGGACTCGATGGTCCGCCTCATGAG GTACAATAACTTCAAAGAAGACCCGCTGTCAAAGTGTGATGGCTGTGATCCACCTGCGAATGGAGAGAATGCCATCTCAGCCCGTTCAGACCTGAACCCAGCTAATGGTACATATCCGTTTGGCGCCCTGAGGCAGAGATCACATGGAGGAACAGACATGAAG ATGACCTCCTACGGGATGTTTCGTGACTATGGCATGGTAGCAGCGAGCGGGCCAACGTGGGACCAGGTGCCTCCCTTTCAGTGGAGCACTTCCCCTTACAAAGACCTGATGCACATGGGGCATCCTGACACTTGGGCATTCAAGCCTGTAAAAGTCAACTGGACTCCGTAA